One stretch of Actinacidiphila sp. DG2A-62 DNA includes these proteins:
- a CDS encoding Bax inhibitor-1/YccA family protein: MRSSNPVFTRRGFTQDSRYAGFGPGPAAQGAYGQGAYGQGPQGGPGANPYAQAPRNPYDQQPLSARQMEEMYAAPAAGPAQTGRMTMDDVVMRTATTLGTVVLGVVIGWFALKDQIGVAYGAALVAFVLAMIQAFKRTPAPALILGYAVFEGLFLGVLSRYYNDAWQGAPVQAVLGTMAVFAGMLLAYRARIIRVTARYQRVGMAIAVGFILAMAVNLLFAAFGSGNGLGLATGGLGIVFCLLGVCLGAFFLSLDFQQIENGIRGGAPRNESWLAAFGLTLSLVWIYLELLRLIAILRDCSRRGPRERATAAGAAGVDASRRPGGPPAS, from the coding sequence ATGAGGAGCAGCAACCCGGTCTTCACCCGGCGGGGCTTCACCCAGGACAGCCGGTACGCCGGTTTCGGTCCCGGACCCGCCGCCCAGGGGGCGTACGGCCAGGGCGCCTACGGACAGGGTCCGCAGGGCGGCCCCGGCGCGAACCCGTACGCACAGGCACCTCGCAATCCGTACGACCAGCAGCCCCTCAGCGCGCGGCAGATGGAGGAGATGTACGCGGCCCCGGCCGCCGGGCCCGCGCAGACCGGCCGGATGACGATGGACGACGTCGTCATGCGGACCGCGACGACGCTGGGCACGGTGGTGCTCGGCGTGGTGATCGGCTGGTTCGCGCTGAAGGACCAGATCGGCGTCGCCTACGGCGCGGCGCTGGTCGCCTTCGTGCTGGCGATGATCCAGGCGTTCAAGCGCACGCCCGCGCCGGCGCTGATCCTCGGCTACGCGGTGTTCGAGGGCCTGTTCCTCGGGGTGCTGAGCCGGTACTACAACGACGCGTGGCAGGGCGCGCCGGTCCAGGCGGTGCTGGGCACGATGGCGGTGTTCGCCGGGATGCTGCTGGCCTACCGCGCGCGGATCATCCGCGTCACCGCCCGCTACCAGCGCGTCGGCATGGCCATCGCGGTGGGCTTCATCCTCGCCATGGCGGTGAACCTGCTGTTCGCCGCGTTCGGCTCGGGCAACGGCCTGGGCCTGGCCACCGGCGGCCTCGGCATCGTGTTCTGCCTGCTGGGCGTCTGCCTCGGCGCGTTCTTCCTGTCGCTGGACTTCCAGCAGATCGAGAACGGCATCCGCGGCGGCGCGCCGCGCAACGAGTCGTGGCTGGCGGCGTTCGGGCTGACGCTGTCGCTGGTGTGGATCTACCTCGAACTGCTGCGGCTGATCGCGATCCTGCGCGACTGCAGCCGGCGCGGCCCGCGGGAGCGGGCGACGGCGGCGGGGGCCGCCGGGGTCGACGCGAGTCGCCGCCCCGGCGGCCCGCCGGCGTCATAG
- a CDS encoding DUF4287 domain-containing protein, with amino-acid sequence MSQTHFSEETHRNLLDHIPQCTGREVSDWLRAVADGPSFLRFDEKVSWLRSEHALSYGHAKAIVHEYDLRRAARNLL; translated from the coding sequence ATGTCCCAAACGCACTTCTCCGAGGAAACCCACCGGAACCTGCTCGACCACATCCCCCAGTGCACCGGCCGCGAGGTCAGCGACTGGCTGCGCGCCGTCGCCGACGGCCCCTCGTTCCTCCGCTTCGACGAGAAGGTCAGCTGGCTGCGCAGCGAGCACGCGCTCTCCTACGGCCACGCGAAGGCCATCGTCCACGAGTACGACCTGCGACGGGCCGCGCGCAACCTCCTCTAG
- a CDS encoding acetyl-CoA C-acetyltransferase: protein MPEAVIVSAARSPIGRAFKGSLKELRPDDLAATIIRTALDKVPQLDPRDIDDLMLGCGLPGGEQGFNMGRIVAVQMGMDHLPGCTVTRYCSSSLQTTRMALHAIRAGEGDVFISAGVETVSRFAKGNSDSLPDTMNPVFDEARARTDRRAEEGGGEWHDPREDGAVPDAYIAMGQTAENLAALKGITRQEQDEFGVRSQNLAEQALKNGFWEREITPVTLPDGTVVAADDGPRPGVTMEGVAGLKPVFRPDGTVTAGNCCPLNDGAAALVVMSDTKARELGITPLARVVSTGVSALSPEIMGYGPVEASQQALRRAGMSIGDIDLVEINEAFAAQVIPSYRDLGIDLDRLNVNGGAIAVGHPFGMTGARITGTLINSLQFHDKQFGLETMCVGGGQGMAMVLERLS, encoded by the coding sequence ATGCCCGAAGCCGTCATCGTCTCAGCCGCCCGTTCGCCCATCGGCCGTGCCTTCAAGGGGTCGCTGAAGGAGCTGCGCCCGGACGACCTCGCCGCCACGATCATCAGGACCGCGCTGGACAAGGTGCCGCAGCTCGACCCGCGCGACATCGACGACCTGATGCTCGGCTGCGGCCTGCCGGGCGGCGAGCAGGGCTTCAACATGGGGCGCATCGTCGCCGTGCAGATGGGCATGGACCACCTGCCGGGCTGTACGGTCACCCGCTACTGCTCCTCCTCGCTGCAGACCACGCGGATGGCGCTGCACGCGATCCGGGCCGGCGAGGGCGACGTCTTCATCTCGGCCGGCGTCGAGACCGTCTCACGCTTCGCCAAGGGCAACTCCGACAGCCTGCCCGACACCATGAACCCGGTCTTCGACGAGGCGCGGGCGCGTACCGACCGCCGCGCCGAGGAGGGCGGCGGAGAGTGGCACGACCCGCGCGAGGACGGCGCGGTGCCGGACGCGTACATCGCGATGGGCCAGACCGCCGAGAATCTCGCCGCGCTCAAGGGCATCACCCGCCAGGAGCAGGACGAGTTCGGCGTGCGCTCGCAGAACCTCGCCGAGCAGGCCCTCAAGAACGGCTTCTGGGAGCGGGAGATCACCCCGGTCACGCTGCCCGACGGCACGGTGGTCGCCGCCGACGACGGCCCCCGCCCCGGCGTCACCATGGAGGGCGTGGCCGGCCTGAAGCCGGTCTTCCGCCCCGACGGCACGGTCACCGCCGGCAACTGCTGCCCGCTCAACGACGGCGCCGCGGCCCTGGTCGTCATGTCCGACACCAAGGCCAGGGAACTGGGCATCACCCCGCTGGCCCGGGTGGTCTCCACCGGCGTGTCCGCGCTGTCGCCGGAGATCATGGGCTACGGGCCGGTGGAGGCGTCGCAGCAGGCGCTGCGCCGGGCCGGGATGAGCATCGGCGACATCGACCTGGTCGAGATCAACGAGGCGTTCGCCGCACAGGTCATCCCCTCCTACCGCGACCTGGGCATCGACCTGGACCGGCTGAACGTCAACGGCGGCGCGATCGCGGTCGGCCACCCGTTCGGCATGACCGGCGCGCGGATCACCGGCACGCTCATCAACAGCCTCCAGTTCCACGACAAGCAGTTCGGCCTGGAGACCATGTGCGTGGGCGGCGGCCAGGGCATGGCGATGGTGCTCGAGCGGCTGTCCTGA
- a CDS encoding DUF501 domain-containing protein: protein MNTSPDHAAAAADPADHPGRAVRAAPTEADVAAVRAQLGRPPRGLRAVAHRCPCGNPDVVETQPRLEDGMPFPTLYYLTCPRAASAIGTLEADGVMKRMTARLEQDQELAAGYRAAHEDYLARRDAIEVLENFPSAGGMPDRVKCLHVLAGHALAAGPGVNPLGDETLALLPQWWAKGPCVPLPEAGPGAGAEAPGAASAAAPDDVPATGPGDVPATGPDDATAAGPDDAKETGR from the coding sequence ATGAACACCTCCCCGGACCACGCGGCCGCCGCGGCCGACCCCGCAGACCACCCCGGCCGCGCCGTGCGCGCCGCACCGACCGAGGCCGACGTCGCCGCCGTGCGCGCCCAGCTCGGCCGCCCGCCGCGGGGGCTGCGCGCGGTCGCGCACCGCTGCCCGTGCGGCAACCCCGACGTGGTCGAGACGCAGCCGCGGCTGGAGGACGGCATGCCGTTCCCGACGCTGTACTACCTGACGTGCCCGCGGGCCGCCTCCGCCATCGGCACGCTGGAGGCGGACGGCGTGATGAAGCGGATGACCGCGCGGCTGGAGCAGGACCAGGAGCTGGCGGCCGGCTACCGCGCGGCGCACGAGGACTACCTCGCCCGGCGCGACGCGATCGAGGTGCTGGAGAACTTCCCGAGCGCCGGCGGCATGCCCGACCGGGTGAAGTGCCTGCACGTGCTGGCCGGCCACGCGCTGGCGGCCGGCCCCGGCGTCAACCCGCTCGGCGACGAGACGCTCGCGCTGCTCCCGCAGTGGTGGGCCAAGGGGCCGTGCGTGCCGCTGCCGGAGGCCGGGCCCGGGGCTGGAGCCGAGGCTCCCGGGGCCGCGTCCGCGGCTGCACCCGACGACGTGCCCGCCACCGGCCCGGGCGACGTGCCCGCCACCGGCCCGGACGACGCGACCGCGGCCGGCCCCGACGACGCGAAGGAGACCGGCCGGTGA
- a CDS encoding FtsB family cell division protein, whose product MGADRFSTTARLKAIGQEAQARVYRAAGRRPVRRNKLTGRAALLALVLCALVVALAYPMRTYVSQRSDIADQRREAQRAAERVRQLREEKARWQDPAYVRAQAREHLHYVMPGETGYQIAGAPPAAADTAGGDSAKDAAGRRPWYDNLWDGVDRADATASPGR is encoded by the coding sequence GTGGGGGCGGACCGCTTCTCCACCACGGCCCGGCTGAAGGCGATCGGCCAGGAGGCCCAGGCCCGGGTCTACCGGGCGGCGGGCCGCCGCCCGGTGCGGCGCAACAAGCTCACCGGCCGCGCCGCGCTGCTCGCCCTGGTGCTGTGCGCGCTGGTCGTCGCGCTCGCCTACCCGATGCGCACCTACGTCTCGCAGCGCTCCGACATCGCCGACCAGCGGCGCGAGGCGCAGCGGGCGGCCGAGCGGGTCCGGCAGCTGCGCGAGGAGAAGGCCCGCTGGCAGGACCCGGCGTACGTACGGGCGCAGGCGCGCGAGCACCTGCACTACGTCATGCCCGGCGAGACCGGCTACCAGATCGCGGGCGCCCCGCCGGCCGCGGCCGACACCGCGGGCGGGGACTCGGCGAAGGACGCCGCCGGGCGCCGGCCGTGGTACGACAACCTCTGGGACGGCGTCGACCGGGCCGACGCGACCGCGTCGCCGGGGCGCTGA
- the eno gene encoding phosphopyruvate hydratase, whose protein sequence is MPSIDVVVAREILDSRGNPTVEVEVGLDDGSTGRAAVPSGASTGAFEALELRDGDKNRYQGKGVEKAVLAVIEQIGPELVGYDATEQRLIDQAMFDLDATPDKSSLGANAILGVSLAVAHAASEASDLPLFRYLGGPNAHVLPVPMMNILNGGSHADSNVDIQEFMIAPIGAESFSEALRWGAEVYHTLKGVLKSRQLSTGLGDEGGFAPNLGSNREALDLILEAVKQAGDVPGRDIALALDVAASEFYKDGTYQFEGGQKSAAEMTEYYEDLVASYPLVSIEDPLFEDDWAGWKVLTERLGAKVQIVGDDLFVTNPERLQKGIDNETANALLVKVNQIGSLTETLDAVELAQRNGYKCMMSHRSGETEDVTIADLAVATNCGQIKTGAPARSERVAKYNQLLRIEEILDDAAVYAGRSAFPRFKG, encoded by the coding sequence GTGCCGTCCATCGACGTCGTCGTAGCCCGGGAGATCCTGGACTCGCGAGGCAACCCCACCGTGGAGGTCGAGGTCGGCCTCGACGACGGCAGCACGGGCCGCGCCGCGGTCCCCTCCGGCGCCTCCACCGGCGCCTTCGAGGCCCTTGAACTGCGCGACGGCGACAAGAACCGCTACCAGGGCAAGGGCGTCGAGAAGGCCGTCCTCGCCGTGATCGAGCAGATCGGCCCGGAGCTGGTCGGCTACGACGCCACCGAGCAGCGGCTGATCGACCAGGCGATGTTCGATCTGGACGCCACCCCGGACAAGTCCAGCCTGGGCGCCAACGCCATCCTGGGCGTCTCGCTGGCCGTCGCGCACGCCGCCTCCGAGGCCTCCGACCTGCCGCTCTTCCGCTACCTCGGCGGGCCGAACGCCCATGTGCTGCCGGTCCCGATGATGAACATCCTCAACGGCGGCTCGCACGCGGACTCCAACGTCGACATCCAGGAGTTCATGATCGCTCCGATCGGCGCCGAGTCCTTCTCCGAGGCGCTGCGCTGGGGCGCGGAGGTCTACCACACCCTCAAGGGCGTGCTGAAGTCCCGCCAGCTGTCCACCGGCCTGGGCGACGAGGGCGGCTTCGCGCCGAACCTCGGCTCCAACCGCGAGGCGCTCGACCTCATCCTGGAAGCCGTCAAGCAGGCCGGCGACGTGCCCGGCCGCGACATCGCGCTCGCCCTGGACGTCGCCGCCTCGGAGTTCTACAAGGACGGCACGTACCAGTTCGAGGGCGGCCAGAAGTCCGCCGCCGAGATGACCGAGTACTACGAGGACCTGGTCGCCTCCTACCCGCTGGTCTCCATCGAGGACCCGCTGTTCGAGGACGACTGGGCCGGCTGGAAGGTGCTCACCGAGCGCCTGGGCGCCAAGGTGCAGATCGTCGGCGACGACCTGTTCGTCACCAACCCCGAGCGCCTGCAGAAGGGCATCGACAACGAGACGGCCAACGCGCTGCTGGTGAAGGTCAACCAGATCGGCTCGCTCACCGAGACCCTCGACGCGGTCGAACTGGCCCAGCGCAACGGCTACAAGTGCATGATGTCGCACCGCTCCGGCGAGACCGAGGACGTCACCATCGCCGACCTCGCCGTCGCCACCAACTGCGGCCAGATCAAGACCGGCGCCCCGGCCCGCTCCGAGCGCGTCGCCAAGTACAACCAGCTGCTGCGCATCGAGGAGATCCTGGACGACGCCGCGGTGTACGCGGGCCGTTCGGCGTTCCCGCGCTTCAAGGGCTGA
- a CDS encoding transglycosylase family protein, producing MGKHRRASKKFVRIATLAGVAGTAVTLPLMAAGSASAASVATWDKVAQCESGGDWHINTGNGYYGGLQFSQSSWEAAGGLQYAQRADLATKDQQIAVAEKLLAMQGPGAWSCASAGGLTAGGPSPDINTGGSSSSSSSSSSSSSSTGSSTSQASSEKTTTTTHHSTTHSAATGHKTWSLHVAKGDGEYTVVRGDTLSRIAASHHVDGGWKKLYRLNHDIVQDADLIFPGQHLHLS from the coding sequence ATGGGTAAGCACCGTCGTGCCTCGAAGAAGTTCGTCCGCATCGCCACCCTCGCGGGTGTGGCCGGCACCGCCGTCACCCTCCCGCTGATGGCCGCGGGCTCCGCGTCCGCCGCCTCCGTCGCCACCTGGGACAAGGTCGCCCAGTGCGAGTCCGGCGGCGACTGGCACATCAACACCGGCAACGGCTACTACGGCGGCCTGCAGTTCTCGCAGTCCAGCTGGGAGGCCGCGGGCGGCCTGCAGTACGCGCAGCGCGCCGACCTCGCCACCAAGGACCAGCAGATAGCGGTCGCCGAGAAGCTGCTCGCCATGCAGGGCCCGGGCGCCTGGTCCTGCGCCTCCGCCGGCGGCCTGACCGCGGGCGGCCCGTCCCCCGACATCAACACCGGCGGCTCCTCGTCGTCCTCCTCGTCGTCCTCGTCCTCGTCCTCGTCGACCGGCTCCTCCACCAGCCAGGCGTCGTCCGAGAAGACCACGACCACCACGCACCACTCCACGACGCACTCCGCCGCGACCGGCCACAAGACCTGGAGCCTGCACGTCGCCAAGGGCGACGGCGAGTACACCGTGGTCCGCGGCGACACGCTCTCCCGCATCGCCGCGAGCCACCACGTGGACGGCGGCTGGAAGAAGCTCTACCGCCTCAACCACGACATCGTGCAGGACGCCGACCTGATCTTCCCGGGTCAGCACCTGCACCTGAGCTGA
- a CDS encoding transglycosylase family protein → MLPTGNGRHRRPKQPPAAMVTVATTAAAGAGIVIPLLGAGAAQAADGGTWDKVAVCETGGLWSANTDNGFFGGLAITEATWNQYGGDAYAPRPDLASRAQQITVAEKILADLGPEAWPGCADAAGLLKDTATPSVDPGTPSATPILPGLPTSGATSTPAAGSGGQDGAGGSGASTPASPGAASSAPTAPATGSTPTTGATPGSGTATTPPAAGATDPSSPTAGTGGQGGDQGGSDDQGVNPAPGRADGTPPVADGATPGTPTTGGGRHGKPYSPTDEQLAAADRASRTEVLSIAADGDGAGKAPGAGNGSGESGTSGTSHHDATYTVGHGDSLIGIASAQHVPGGWHALYEANQQKIGDDPNLIKPGQILNLG, encoded by the coding sequence ATGCTCCCGACCGGAAACGGCCGGCACCGACGGCCCAAGCAGCCGCCCGCGGCGATGGTCACCGTGGCCACGACCGCCGCGGCGGGCGCGGGCATCGTGATCCCCCTGCTCGGCGCAGGCGCCGCGCAGGCCGCCGACGGCGGCACCTGGGACAAGGTCGCGGTCTGCGAGACCGGCGGCCTGTGGAGTGCGAACACCGACAACGGGTTCTTCGGCGGGCTGGCGATCACCGAGGCCACCTGGAACCAGTACGGCGGCGACGCGTACGCCCCGCGTCCGGACCTGGCCTCGCGGGCCCAGCAGATCACCGTGGCCGAGAAGATCCTCGCCGACCTCGGCCCGGAGGCCTGGCCGGGCTGCGCGGACGCCGCCGGGCTGCTGAAGGACACCGCCACGCCCTCGGTCGACCCCGGCACCCCCTCGGCGACGCCGATCCTGCCCGGGCTGCCGACGTCCGGCGCCACCTCGACGCCCGCCGCGGGCTCCGGCGGCCAGGACGGCGCCGGTGGCTCCGGCGCGTCCACGCCCGCCTCCCCGGGCGCCGCGTCCTCCGCGCCGACCGCGCCCGCCACCGGCTCGACGCCCACGACCGGCGCGACCCCCGGCTCCGGCACGGCGACCACGCCGCCGGCCGCCGGCGCCACCGACCCGTCCTCGCCCACCGCGGGCACGGGCGGCCAGGGCGGCGATCAGGGCGGGTCCGACGATCAGGGTGTGAACCCCGCGCCCGGCCGGGCCGACGGCACGCCCCCGGTGGCCGACGGCGCCACGCCCGGCACCCCGACCACCGGCGGCGGCCGGCACGGCAAGCCGTACAGCCCGACCGACGAGCAGCTGGCGGCGGCCGACCGGGCCAGCCGTACCGAGGTGCTCTCGATCGCCGCCGACGGCGACGGTGCCGGCAAGGCCCCGGGCGCCGGCAACGGCAGCGGCGAAAGCGGCACTTCGGGCACATCGCACCACGACGCGACATACACCGTGGGACACGGCGATTCGCTCATCGGCATCGCGAGCGCCCAGCACGTCCCCGGCGGCTGGCACGCCCTCTACGAGGCCAACCAGCAGAAGATCGGCGACGACCCGAACCTCATCAAACCAGGACAGATCCTCAACCTCGGCTGA
- a CDS encoding cytochrome P450 family protein codes for MSVAGGPELFGWEFATDPYPAYAWLREHEPVRWTTLPSGVGAWLVTRYADAREALADPRLSKNPVHHAGESHTKGRTGIPGERSADLMTHLLNIDPPDHTRLRRLVSKAFTPRRVAAFEPRVRELTDRFIDAFAPAGEADLIHDFAFPLPIYAICDLLGVPEEDQDDFRDWAGMMIRHGGGPRGGVARSVKRMRAYLVELIHRKRGDLGDDLISGLIRASDHGEHLSENEAAAMAFILLFAGFETTVNLIGNGVHTLLRHPGQRARLQQSLERGESALLESAVEELLRYDGPVELATWRYATEPLTVGGEKVSAGDPVLVVLAAADRDPARFAEPDTVDLARRDNPHLGYGHGIHYCLGAPLARLEARTALGALLTRLPDLRLAADPAELRWRGGLIMRGLRTLPVAFSASGAPHGK; via the coding sequence ATGAGCGTCGCGGGCGGGCCCGAGCTGTTCGGGTGGGAGTTCGCCACCGACCCGTACCCGGCGTACGCCTGGCTGCGCGAGCACGAGCCGGTGCGCTGGACCACGCTGCCCAGCGGCGTCGGGGCGTGGCTGGTGACGCGGTACGCCGACGCCCGGGAGGCGCTGGCGGACCCGCGGCTGAGCAAGAACCCGGTGCACCACGCGGGGGAGTCGCACACCAAGGGCAGGACCGGCATCCCGGGTGAGCGCAGCGCCGACCTGATGACGCATCTGCTCAACATCGACCCGCCGGACCACACCCGGCTGCGGCGGCTGGTGTCGAAGGCGTTCACGCCCCGACGGGTGGCCGCGTTCGAGCCGCGGGTGCGGGAGCTGACGGACCGGTTCATCGACGCCTTCGCCCCGGCCGGCGAGGCCGACCTGATCCACGACTTCGCCTTCCCGCTGCCCATCTACGCCATCTGCGACCTGCTGGGGGTGCCCGAGGAGGACCAGGACGACTTCCGGGACTGGGCCGGGATGATGATCCGTCACGGCGGCGGGCCGCGCGGGGGAGTGGCCCGGTCGGTGAAGCGGATGCGGGCGTATCTGGTCGAGTTGATCCACCGCAAGCGCGGCGACCTCGGAGACGACCTGATCTCCGGGCTGATCCGGGCGAGCGACCACGGCGAGCACCTCAGCGAGAACGAGGCGGCGGCGATGGCGTTCATCCTGCTGTTCGCCGGGTTCGAGACGACCGTCAACCTGATCGGGAACGGCGTGCACACCCTGTTGCGCCACCCCGGGCAGCGGGCGCGGCTCCAGCAGTCCCTGGAGCGCGGCGAAAGCGCCCTGCTGGAGTCCGCCGTGGAGGAACTCCTGCGCTACGACGGGCCGGTGGAGCTGGCCACCTGGCGGTACGCCACCGAGCCGCTGACCGTGGGCGGGGAGAAGGTGTCCGCGGGCGACCCGGTCCTGGTGGTGCTGGCGGCGGCGGACCGGGATCCGGCCAGGTTCGCCGAGCCGGACACCGTCGACCTGGCCCGGCGGGACAATCCGCACCTCGGCTACGGCCACGGCATCCACTACTGCCTGGGCGCGCCGCTGGCCCGGCTGGAGGCCAGGACGGCGCTGGGCGCCCTGCTGACCCGTCTGCCCGATCTCCGCCTGGCAGCGGATCCGGCCGAATTGCGCTGGCGCGGCGGACTGATCATGCGTGGACTGCGTACGCTTCCGGTGGCGTTCTCCGCCTCGGGCGCGCCGCACGGAAAGTGA
- a CDS encoding MazG family protein: MVLLATSHRVAPGQLSWPAWQVLREADRVLCADPGHPQLPFLREAGVRVEVADPGGRELVEAAAGGRTVVYLPPSGGADPAVTAELSRLGGSGRVRMPDLELLPGSYDLPGARLLDLVEVMATIRAQCPWSSLRTHEDLAAYGIEEMYELVEAIEEGDREAMREELGDVLLQVVFHAAIAEEHPDRPFSIDDVAAGLVAKLVHRHPHIYGDEVAETPEQVQANWIRLKGVEKARDSVTDGVPLASPALALAAKLTGRARGAGLPLPAHPAAADRAATTAVAEPGADPAAADAAGAGLYADETALGDHLLAEAAAAQAAGVDPEAALRHAARRYRKAIREAEARAGGAGSGAAAGAGGGPDRDAGPDAHADAGSDAESDAEAGAGDAG; encoded by the coding sequence CTGGTGCTGCTCGCGACCAGCCACCGGGTCGCGCCGGGCCAGCTGTCCTGGCCTGCGTGGCAGGTACTGCGCGAGGCCGACCGGGTGCTGTGCGCCGACCCCGGTCACCCGCAGCTGCCCTTCCTGCGCGAGGCCGGCGTGCGGGTCGAGGTCGCCGACCCCGGCGGCCGCGAGCTGGTGGAGGCGGCGGCCGGCGGCCGCACCGTCGTCTATCTGCCGCCGTCCGGCGGGGCCGACCCCGCGGTGACCGCCGAGCTGTCCCGCCTCGGCGGTTCCGGCCGGGTCCGGATGCCCGATCTGGAGCTGCTCCCCGGCTCCTACGACCTGCCCGGCGCCCGGCTGCTGGACCTGGTCGAGGTGATGGCGACGATCCGCGCCCAGTGCCCGTGGAGCAGCCTGCGCACGCACGAGGACCTGGCCGCGTACGGCATCGAGGAGATGTACGAACTGGTCGAGGCGATCGAGGAGGGCGACCGGGAGGCCATGCGCGAGGAGCTGGGGGACGTGCTGCTCCAGGTCGTCTTCCACGCCGCGATCGCCGAGGAGCACCCGGACCGCCCCTTCTCCATCGACGACGTGGCGGCGGGCCTGGTCGCCAAGCTCGTCCACCGCCACCCGCACATCTACGGCGACGAGGTGGCCGAGACCCCCGAGCAGGTCCAGGCGAACTGGATACGGCTGAAGGGCGTCGAGAAGGCGCGGGACTCGGTGACCGACGGCGTCCCGCTCGCCTCGCCCGCGCTGGCGCTCGCCGCCAAGCTCACCGGCCGCGCCCGCGGCGCGGGCCTCCCGCTGCCCGCGCACCCGGCCGCGGCGGACCGCGCCGCGACGACGGCCGTCGCCGAGCCGGGCGCGGACCCGGCCGCCGCTGACGCCGCCGGCGCCGGGCTGTACGCCGACGAGACGGCGCTCGGCGACCACCTGCTGGCGGAGGCCGCCGCCGCGCAGGCCGCCGGCGTGGACCCCGAGGCCGCGCTGCGGCACGCCGCCCGCCGCTACCGCAAGGCGATACGCGAGGCGGAGGCGCGGGCGGGCGGCGCGGGGTCCGGCGCGGCGGCGGGCGCGGGGGGCGGGCCGGACCGGGACGCCGGGCCGGACGCGCACGCGGACGCGGGGTCCGACGCGGAGTCCGACGCGGAGGCGGGGGCCGGGGACGCCGGATGA
- a CDS encoding SurA N-terminal domain-containing protein, giving the protein MVRRRTAVSIAAAGLVLASPVLTACGSGPAHQGAAAVVGDHRITIASLQSQVDEVRSAEAKDPQGGQQAVSASGGLSTQTLSMLVQNEVIDRAAADAGIKVTDAEVQQERATALRQFNGDEKQLDSTLLTRYGVGPSGIDQFFRTNVTVGKLIASLGFQPGSDNGNAAALQTIAKTAKSLGVTVNPRYGKWDATKAVIGASTDPWVVNRTATATAADTEFSTGS; this is encoded by the coding sequence ATGGTTCGCCGCCGTACCGCCGTCTCGATCGCCGCCGCCGGGCTGGTGCTCGCCTCCCCGGTCCTCACCGCGTGCGGGTCGGGACCGGCGCACCAGGGCGCGGCCGCCGTGGTGGGCGACCACCGGATCACCATCGCCAGCCTGCAGTCGCAGGTCGACGAGGTGCGCTCGGCCGAGGCGAAGGACCCGCAGGGCGGCCAGCAGGCGGTCTCCGCCAGCGGCGGCCTGTCCACCCAGACGCTGAGCATGCTGGTGCAGAACGAGGTCATCGACCGGGCCGCCGCCGACGCGGGGATCAAGGTCACCGACGCCGAGGTGCAGCAGGAGCGCGCCACCGCGCTGCGGCAGTTCAACGGCGACGAGAAGCAGCTGGACTCCACGCTGCTCACCCGCTACGGCGTCGGTCCGTCGGGCATCGACCAGTTCTTCCGCACCAACGTGACGGTCGGCAAGCTGATCGCGAGCCTCGGCTTCCAGCCCGGCAGCGACAACGGCAACGCCGCCGCGCTGCAGACCATCGCGAAGACCGCGAAGTCCCTCGGCGTCACCGTCAACCCGCGGTACGGCAAGTGGGACGCCACGAAGGCGGTCATCGGCGCCTCCACCGACCCGTGGGTCGTGAACAGGACCGCGACCGCCACGGCGGCCGACACGGAGTTTTCCACAGGCTCCTGA